The following proteins are encoded in a genomic region of Montipora foliosa isolate CH-2021 chromosome 10, ASM3666993v2, whole genome shotgun sequence:
- the LOC137972860 gene encoding uncharacterized protein, with product MLKKELVKIYDEIRKSCSHLRYLWIVRVMCNLRKKQHESVMDIHTKKISKLLNVEVDVDEHIVNISTHELTFFQKLVLCRGLKFAIPQKVSQIDIQASFEKAHWYLEPTLKDDHKKLATTTFKSIAVNYGACKPHKIPKSLNKAINQFKRNNDIVITKPDKGSGVVIMDKTEYLSLLSEASVSNTTKFSAVSKERPKTRGRPPKYYHPLLQKEKELEAIVRRILPKEIADTVCLKGSRLAHLYGLPKTHKKNLSVRPILSSTATYNYPLAKWLDDKLKTLSINNYTISDTLMFAEQLKELSFDEDDILASYDVTSLFTNVPLDYTLDLLVEKAFKDNWFCATYDLTISEQDLFELLKIATKHQLLQFNDNLYLQTDGVAMGSPLGPLLANVFLCHVEEMLEQQEKVPSFYRRYVDDTLVVIRDIAEAEQFLITLNSCHPSIQFTMELAVNNTLPFLGMLLMKQRSKITSSVYRKTTNKGLLLHYQSHVDNTYKKSLLKTMLHRAYSLSSTTELFEKECENIRSIFHKLRYPSELVEATIRNFINTSDVESQSTSNNNKNTIRIVLPFCEAPTYSAK from the coding sequence ATGTTAAAGAAAGAATTGGTCAAGATCTATGATGAGATTCGTAAAAGTTGTTCACATCTACGATATCTGTGGATCGTTCGTGTTATGTGCAACTTACGCAAGAAACAACATGAGAGTGTTATGGACATTCATACAAAAAAGATCTCTAAACTGCTCAACGTAGAAGTTGATGTCGACGAACACATAGTTAACATCTCAACGCATGAGTTAACCTTCTTCCAAAAGCTTGTTCTATGTCGTGGCTTGAAATTTGCAATACCACAAAAGGTCTCGCAAATTGATATCCAAGCGAGCTTTGAAAAAGCACACTGGTACCTTGAACCGACTTTAAAGGATGATCACAAGAAGTTAGCCACGACGACGTTCAAATCGATTGCTGTCAACTATGGTGCGTGTAAACCTCATAAAATTCCTAAATCATTGAATAAAGCTATCAACCAATTCAAGCGTAACAACGACATTGTGATAACCAAGCCAGACAAAGGATCTGGTGTTGTGATAATGGATAAAACCGAGTACTTAAGTCTATTGTCTGAAGCTTCTGTGTCTAATACAACAAAATTTTCTGCTGTTAGTAAAGAAAGACCAAAAACTCGTGGCCGTCCTCCTAAATACTACCATCCGCtactacaaaaagaaaaagaactggaAGCCATTGTTCGTAGAATTCTCCCAAAAGAGATTGCTGACACTGTATGCTTGAAAGGCTCTCGTCTTGCCCATCTATACGGGTTGCCTaagacacacaagaaaaacctctcagtgcgtCCCATCTTGTCTTCGACCGCTACGTACAACTATCCTCTAGCGAAGTGGTTAGATGATAAACTAAAAACACTATCCATTAACAACTACACAATTTCTGACACACTCATGTTTGCTGAACAGTTGAAAGAGCTCTCCTTCGATGAGGATGACATCTTGGCTTCGTATGATGTGACGTCACTATTCACGAATGTGCCGCTTGACTACACGTTAGACCTGCTTGTGGAAAAAGCCTTTAAGGACAACTGGTTCTGTGCGACATATGATCTGACCATCTCTGAACAAGATCTTTTTGAACTGCTAAAAATCGCCACCAAACACCAGCTACTTCAGTTTAATGACAATCTATACCTACAAACTGACGGAGTTGCTATGGGCTCCCCGTTAGGGCCTCTATTGGCTAATGTATTCCTGTGTCATGTGGAGGAGATGCTAGAACAACAAGAAAAAGTCCCGTCATTCTACAGACGATACGTAGACGATACCTTGGTTGTCATAAGAGATATAGCTGAAGCAGAACAGTTCCTAATTACGCTAAATAGCTGTCATCCATCTATTCAATTTACAATGGAGCTAGCGGTAAACAACACACTACCCTTCCTTGGCATGCttttgatgaaacaaagaaGTAAGATTACCTCAAGCGTATACAGAAAAACTACCAACAAAGGCCTCTTGTTGCACTACCAGAGTCATGTGGACAACACATACAAGAAATCTCTACTCAAGACAATGCTTCACCGGGCGTACAGTCTGTCCTCAACGACCGAGCTGTTTGAAAAAGAATGTGAAAACATAAGATCAATTTTTCACAAGCTACGATACCCGTCTGAATTGGTTGAGGCAACCATCCGTAACTTTATCAATACATCAGATGTCGAATCACAATCcaccagcaataataataaaaacaccattagAATCGTCTTGCCATTTTGTGAAGCGCCAACTTACTCAGCTAAATAA